The following proteins come from a genomic window of Proteiniphilum propionicum:
- a CDS encoding LemA family protein yields the protein MGITLFILAFVVLLLLYGVSIYNRLVRLRTMADEAWSGINVQLKKRYDLIPNLVETVKGYASHERETFDSVTKARAGAMQANDVKSKEAAENNLNAALIHLLAVAERYPDLKANQNFLQLQDQLSVIESDIEKSRRYYNGTVREKNIVIDTFPSNIIANMFNFTKSIFFELENEAEKEVPKVQF from the coding sequence ATGGGAATTACTCTCTTTATTCTTGCTTTTGTTGTTCTTCTGCTTTTGTATGGCGTTTCTATCTATAACAGGCTGGTGAGGCTGCGCACTATGGCCGATGAAGCGTGGAGCGGCATCAATGTACAGTTGAAGAAACGGTACGACCTTATTCCGAATCTTGTGGAGACCGTGAAGGGTTATGCGTCTCACGAGAGGGAGACTTTTGACAGTGTTACAAAAGCCCGTGCTGGCGCCATGCAGGCAAACGATGTGAAGTCGAAGGAGGCTGCCGAAAATAACCTTAATGCCGCGTTGATACACCTGCTGGCTGTTGCTGAACGGTATCCCGATCTGAAAGCCAACCAGAACTTCCTGCAGCTGCAGGATCAACTGAGCGTGATAGAGTCGGATATTGAAAAATCGAGAAGATATTACAACGGGACGGTACGCGAAAAGAATATCGTTATCGACACATTCCCGAGTAATATTATTGCAAACATGTTCAACTTTACCAAGTCGATCTTCTTCGAATTAGAAAACGAAGCGGAAAAAGAGGTTCCAAAGGTACAATTCTGA
- a CDS encoding sodium:solute symporter, with amino-acid sequence MQSAFILIVIAVYFSVLMLISYFTSRKGSGNDEFFRANKSSKWYVVAVAMIGTSISGVTFVSVPGMVRNLDMTYMQMVFGFFFGYLVIAFVLLPLYYRLNLTTIYGYLDQRYGPKSYKTGAWFFLISKIVGAAARLYLVAFILQSLVFDSWGVPFVVTVTGIILVIWLYSHRSGIKTIIWTDWLQTILFITALVLIVWQVGMRMDLNVAGMVKTIRESSHSRIFVFDDWASTQNFFKQFFSGMFITIVMTGLDQDQMQKNLTIRTLRDAQKNVVSYGLAFTPINFLFLCLGVLMIIFAGQTGIELPEVSDNILPVIASEHLGPVVLGIFVLGIVAAAFSSADSALTALTTSFCVDILNMKAVRQSEVQAERDVKIRRRVHVGISAVFVLIILLIKAIGSDSIITAIYKLASYTYGPLLGLYFFGLYSRVKPKDRYVPYVAFSAPVLCFVIETLMMHFFNYRVGYELLLMNGLLTGIGLWLINKGKRQQLM; translated from the coding sequence ATGCAGTCGGCATTTATATTGATAGTAATAGCAGTGTACTTCTCTGTACTGATGCTTATCTCTTATTTTACCAGCAGGAAAGGGTCGGGCAATGATGAGTTCTTCCGTGCCAACAAATCATCGAAATGGTATGTGGTGGCGGTAGCGATGATAGGGACATCGATCTCGGGAGTGACCTTTGTATCTGTCCCCGGGATGGTGAGGAACCTTGATATGACCTATATGCAGATGGTGTTCGGGTTCTTTTTCGGGTATCTGGTTATCGCCTTTGTGTTGCTGCCTCTTTATTATCGGTTGAACCTGACTACCATTTATGGCTACCTGGATCAACGATATGGACCGAAATCGTACAAGACGGGAGCATGGTTTTTCCTTATATCAAAGATTGTGGGAGCTGCAGCAAGGCTTTACCTGGTCGCTTTTATACTGCAGTCACTGGTGTTCGACTCGTGGGGAGTGCCTTTCGTGGTGACGGTGACAGGTATAATATTGGTGATATGGCTCTATAGCCACAGGAGCGGGATTAAGACTATTATATGGACGGACTGGCTGCAGACAATCCTTTTTATTACTGCACTTGTACTTATAGTGTGGCAGGTGGGCATGAGGATGGACCTTAATGTGGCGGGGATGGTGAAGACCATAAGGGAGAGCAGCCACTCCCGGATTTTTGTGTTCGACGACTGGGCATCGACCCAGAATTTCTTTAAACAGTTTTTCAGCGGGATGTTTATTACTATTGTGATGACGGGGCTGGATCAGGACCAGATGCAGAAGAACCTGACAATCCGCACGCTGAGGGATGCTCAGAAGAATGTGGTGTCGTATGGGCTTGCATTTACGCCGATAAACTTTCTGTTCCTATGCCTTGGGGTGCTGATGATTATTTTCGCCGGCCAAACCGGTATTGAGCTGCCGGAGGTGTCGGACAATATACTGCCGGTGATAGCGAGCGAGCATCTGGGGCCGGTGGTGTTGGGTATTTTTGTATTGGGAATTGTGGCAGCTGCTTTTTCGAGCGCGGACTCGGCGTTGACGGCACTCACCACCTCGTTCTGCGTAGATATTCTGAATATGAAGGCTGTAAGGCAGTCCGAAGTGCAGGCGGAGAGGGATGTGAAAATACGGCGGAGAGTGCATGTAGGTATAAGTGCAGTGTTTGTGCTTATAATCCTGTTGATAAAGGCGATCGGCTCTGACAGCATAATAACTGCAATATATAAGCTTGCATCATACACCTACGGACCGCTGCTGGGACTATATTTCTTTGGGCTCTACTCAAGGGTGAAGCCTAAGGACAGATATGTGCCTTATGTGGCTTTCTCAGCCCCGGTGCTATGCTTTGTTATTGAGACGCTGATGATGCACTTTTTCAATTACAGGGTGGGGTATGAGCTTCTGCTTATGAACGGGCTGCTGACTGGGATTGGGCTCTGGCTTATTAATAAGGGTAAGAGACAGCAATTGATGTAA
- a CDS encoding biotin/lipoyl-containing protein, which yields MKQKLLIRDLTLRDGQQSAFATRMNQSQVDRVLPYYKDANFYAMEVWGGAVPDSVMRFLNENPWDRLEKIHHAVGGVSKLTALSRGRNLFGYAPYPDEIIDGFFKNAVASGLNIMRIFDALNDVDNVKSSVKYIKKYGGTADCAVCYTVDPKFNGDSAPDNRKRGLSRLFFKKKEAVKPMHEPVFTDEYFVNKAREMLALGADMITIKDMSGLIPPSRVARLIPLFKEQLNVPIDFHTHCTPGFGLGAVLTAIIHGVDIVDTVIWNFAGGPAAPAVELIYVFCSKLGIEMDVNMEAVASINKELQEIRKELDMYDPVKQFPKPFNPLTDSLPPEIDSEFDRAIEAAQRNDEAELLNACHAIESYFNFPAPDERIKNAEIPGGMYTNMVAQLKQFNSLDILPEAMKLIPSVRLDAGLPPLVTPTSQIVGVQAVASALNLKNGRPKYANPSNQFVSLVKGEYGKTPVPVDPEFRMEITGTREEVPYDTSAYVHQDNPVLEESGGVTLARDEKELLLLELFPAVAAGFLRDKRRKEWEANSGENYTAKTKQKEQKVQAGQPEEPKGFYVTCPMPGSILKVVVKKGDRVEKGDKVLVLEAMKMENDILTEFSGTIKRVCVKQGETVGEGAPLVEIV from the coding sequence GGTGCCGTGCCCGATTCGGTGATGCGTTTTTTGAATGAAAACCCGTGGGACAGGCTGGAGAAAATTCATCATGCCGTAGGCGGTGTTTCAAAATTGACCGCGCTTTCCCGGGGACGGAACCTGTTCGGGTATGCACCTTACCCCGACGAGATTATTGATGGATTTTTTAAGAATGCCGTCGCTTCAGGATTAAATATCATGCGTATTTTTGATGCCCTTAACGATGTTGACAATGTTAAATCGAGCGTAAAGTACATTAAGAAATATGGGGGGACAGCCGATTGTGCAGTTTGTTATACGGTGGATCCGAAGTTTAACGGGGATAGTGCTCCCGATAACAGAAAAAGAGGATTATCAAGGCTGTTTTTCAAAAAGAAGGAGGCTGTGAAGCCCATGCATGAGCCTGTTTTCACAGATGAGTACTTTGTGAATAAAGCCAGGGAGATGCTTGCACTGGGTGCCGATATGATAACGATAAAGGATATGAGCGGGTTGATACCTCCTTCGCGTGTGGCACGGCTTATCCCACTGTTTAAGGAACAACTGAACGTGCCGATTGATTTTCATACCCACTGTACGCCGGGATTCGGGCTGGGAGCGGTGTTGACCGCTATTATTCACGGTGTTGATATTGTGGATACGGTAATATGGAATTTTGCCGGTGGCCCTGCTGCTCCTGCCGTAGAGCTGATTTATGTTTTCTGCAGTAAGCTTGGCATAGAGATGGATGTGAACATGGAGGCAGTGGCAAGTATAAACAAGGAGTTGCAGGAGATACGCAAGGAGCTGGATATGTATGATCCGGTAAAACAATTCCCCAAGCCTTTTAATCCGTTGACAGACTCGCTGCCGCCCGAGATAGACAGTGAGTTCGACAGGGCTATTGAAGCGGCGCAGCGCAATGATGAAGCAGAATTGCTGAACGCATGCCACGCCATTGAGTCCTATTTCAATTTCCCTGCACCCGATGAACGTATAAAGAACGCGGAGATCCCCGGGGGTATGTACACGAACATGGTTGCGCAGCTGAAGCAGTTCAACTCACTGGATATTCTTCCGGAGGCGATGAAGCTGATACCCAGTGTACGGCTTGATGCGGGACTGCCGCCACTGGTGACGCCAACAAGTCAGATAGTGGGTGTGCAGGCGGTGGCTTCGGCATTGAACCTGAAGAACGGACGCCCAAAGTATGCTAACCCGTCTAACCAGTTTGTCTCGCTTGTAAAAGGTGAATATGGAAAAACACCTGTTCCCGTAGATCCCGAGTTCAGGATGGAGATTACCGGTACGCGTGAAGAGGTGCCGTATGACACTTCTGCCTATGTACATCAGGACAACCCGGTGCTTGAAGAGTCGGGAGGCGTTACACTGGCCAGAGATGAGAAAGAGCTACTGCTGCTGGAGTTGTTTCCCGCCGTTGCTGCCGGTTTCCTCAGAGATAAGCGTAGAAAGGAGTGGGAGGCCAATAGTGGTGAGAACTATACTGCCAAAACGAAGCAGAAGGAGCAAAAGGTGCAGGCCGGGCAACCGGAAGAGCCCAAAGGCTTTTATGTGACATGCCCTATGCCGGGCAGCATACTTAAGGTTGTTGTAAAGAAGGGGGACCGTGTTGAGAAAGGTGATAAGGTTTTAGTGCTGGAGGCGATGAAAATGGAGAATGATATTCTCACGGAGTTCTCGGGCACGATAAAACGTGTGTGTGTGAAACAGGGCGAGACTGTTGGGGAAGGTGCTCCGCTTGTGGAAATTGTGTGA
- a CDS encoding DUF2207 domain-containing protein, producing MRNIFTALLIVLSTALLMAQEEKIYSFHSDISVDSSGMITVREDIRIFAKGDLFKRGITRSLPLTRRDRDGNPVRVGYAVKEVLLDGVAAGFFTDKEGGDLVIYVGEKDRFLHPGYYSYVIVYETAGQVGFFNDYDELSWNVNGVSDKMLDSVSVVVRLPEGAEVLSYRCYTGTQGSAESDCNAESLGTGMVYASAIDLQPYAMLTISAGFTKGAVQPPAVEPARRLGFFDRNGLAVVTVVALLILFTYYIYTWRRYGVDPPKPVVIPQFSPPDGLSPASVGMLYKGRFLDDLVTASIVNLSVKGYIRIEEVIEKGGLFGIRRDRCYSLVKLKDGDNSLAQEEEIVMRDLFKGVDKVYLDGKYDERIAGLMLSFRYSLSNQYSPVLREGRNLKFHLFPWLVMIIYVFTVISFVKDGLIEFQANRIAMQVGLAAMVVAYPVYAWLIIRPGERKLQYQSSIAGLKMYMDVAEEKRLQFFNPPAVTPEVFEQLLPYAIALDMEKVWGEKFEKSFLAAMDRPELYRPAWYSGTFINAAMFGHVLNSTLSNTVIHAATPPQIAAAGGGGSWGSGSFGGGFSGMGGGGGHVGGW from the coding sequence ATGCGTAACATATTTACCGCCCTGCTTATTGTTCTCTCTACTGCACTGCTGATGGCGCAGGAGGAGAAGATATATTCGTTTCATTCGGATATAAGCGTGGATTCGTCGGGAATGATTACCGTGAGGGAAGATATACGCATATTCGCAAAGGGAGATCTCTTTAAAAGGGGTATAACCAGGTCGCTGCCGCTGACAAGGCGGGACAGGGACGGGAACCCTGTAAGGGTGGGCTATGCTGTGAAAGAGGTGCTGCTTGATGGTGTCGCGGCGGGTTTCTTTACTGATAAGGAGGGTGGAGACCTGGTGATTTACGTGGGAGAAAAGGATAGGTTCCTGCATCCTGGGTACTACTCATATGTAATTGTGTATGAGACGGCGGGGCAGGTTGGATTTTTTAATGATTACGATGAGCTGAGCTGGAACGTAAACGGTGTGTCTGACAAGATGTTGGACTCGGTGAGCGTGGTAGTGAGACTGCCAGAAGGGGCTGAGGTTTTGAGCTACAGATGTTATACCGGTACGCAGGGATCGGCAGAAAGCGACTGTAATGCGGAGAGCCTGGGGACCGGAATGGTGTATGCCTCGGCTATCGATCTGCAGCCATATGCGATGCTGACCATCTCGGCAGGTTTTACGAAAGGGGCGGTTCAGCCTCCAGCGGTAGAGCCTGCAAGGAGGCTGGGCTTTTTTGACAGGAACGGGCTGGCGGTTGTTACTGTTGTTGCTCTGTTAATTCTGTTTACATACTATATATATACATGGAGAAGATATGGTGTGGACCCGCCGAAGCCGGTAGTCATCCCACAGTTCTCCCCACCTGACGGACTCTCACCTGCGAGCGTGGGCATGCTGTACAAAGGGCGGTTTCTTGACGACCTTGTGACAGCCTCTATTGTGAACCTTTCGGTGAAGGGTTATATCCGTATTGAGGAGGTGATTGAGAAGGGGGGGCTATTTGGAATAAGAAGGGACAGGTGCTACTCGCTTGTAAAACTGAAGGATGGCGACAACTCGCTTGCGCAGGAGGAGGAGATTGTGATGCGCGACCTGTTTAAGGGGGTTGACAAGGTTTATCTTGATGGCAAGTACGACGAGCGTATTGCCGGCTTGATGCTCTCTTTCCGTTATAGCCTGAGCAACCAATATTCACCGGTACTGAGGGAGGGGCGCAACCTTAAGTTTCATCTTTTTCCCTGGCTGGTGATGATTATCTATGTTTTTACCGTGATCAGTTTTGTGAAAGATGGACTGATTGAATTTCAGGCGAACAGGATTGCCATGCAGGTGGGGCTCGCTGCAATGGTGGTAGCTTATCCGGTGTATGCCTGGCTGATTATACGCCCGGGTGAAAGGAAGCTGCAATATCAGTCTTCCATTGCCGGGTTGAAGATGTATATGGATGTGGCGGAAGAGAAACGGCTGCAGTTCTTTAATCCTCCTGCTGTCACGCCGGAGGTCTTTGAACAGCTGCTGCCGTATGCTATTGCGCTTGATATGGAGAAGGTGTGGGGCGAGAAGTTCGAAAAATCGTTTCTTGCTGCCATGGACCGGCCTGAGCTTTACCGTCCGGCATGGTACTCTGGCACCTTTATTAACGCAGCCATGTTCGGGCATGTGCTGAACAGCACACTCTCGAATACGGTGATCCATGCAGCCACACCGCCGCAGATAGCTGCCGCGGGCGGAGGTGGAAGCTGGGGAAGCGGTTCCTTCGGGGGAGGTTTTTCAGGTATGGGCGGTGGCGGTGGACATGTAGGAGGATGGTGA
- a CDS encoding GNAT family N-acetyltransferase, whose product MEEFMQNPRVNKLDEFNYYKLRGKIVDLYLHAFTTGEYAQYIAPETAESTLDEMIRNGFGNMAFIGDKLVGVLIAFPLKKDPEFPWNVCSDIPRDRSLYIAEVMVHSDYRGKGIASRLVADVLRQAAGTYSCAVIRVWERNVPALSLYEKFGFIRAATITQEKTNLCGDELEMKKIYLIKNLEDNELE is encoded by the coding sequence ATGGAAGAATTTATGCAAAATCCGCGTGTAAACAAACTTGATGAATTCAATTATTACAAGTTAAGAGGTAAGATTGTTGATCTTTACCTGCACGCTTTTACTACCGGTGAGTACGCGCAGTATATTGCTCCCGAAACGGCGGAAAGCACCCTGGACGAGATGATTCGTAATGGTTTTGGCAATATGGCGTTTATTGGTGACAAGCTGGTGGGGGTGCTAATAGCCTTTCCGCTGAAGAAGGATCCGGAGTTCCCCTGGAATGTGTGTAGCGATATTCCCCGTGATAGGTCGCTTTACATCGCTGAGGTCATGGTACACAGCGATTACAGGGGAAAGGGGATAGCTTCACGATTGGTTGCCGATGTGCTGCGACAGGCTGCCGGGACTTACTCTTGCGCCGTAATCAGGGTATGGGAGAGGAATGTGCCGGCATTGTCGCTATACGAAAAATTCGGGTTCATACGCGCTGCAACAATTACACAGGAGAAAACAAATCTTTGTGGTGATGAGTTGGAAATGAAAAAGATATATCTGATTAAAAATTTGGAAGACAACGAGCTTGAATAG
- the ovoA gene encoding 5-histidylcysteine sulfoxide synthase: MKELITKTIDLNTGSPEEKRAEIRNYFLKTWAVDELLYNQLKDDSVFYHRGDPLRHIILFYLGHTAVFFINKLYLAKIIDRRINPKFESIFAIGVDEMSWDDLDNRHYDWPPVPEVRAYRDEAKELILGVIDNAPLEMPIGWNSPFWIVMMGIEHERIHLETSSVLIRQLPIDKVVQGVFGERCTRDEEAPVNVLVPVKGGLMKLGKPFGHPLYGWDNEYGSYEEEVGDFAAARYLTSNREFLEFVEDDGYNTRSYWTDEGWNWRNFRQAQMPLFWRSEGDKYRLRLVAEEIDMPWSWPVEVNYLEAKAFCNWKSAKAGKTYRLPSEAEWYRMHEASGLKDVPEWERAPGNINLQYFTSPCPVNMFGQGEFFDLIGNVWQWTETPITGFPGFKVHPMYDDFSTPTFDSKHNLIKGGSWISTGNEATVHSRYAFRRHFYQHAGFRYIQSDVQLKIQQADYEMDPEVTLSCEENWGDAFAKEPPVAKKLAEIADELLKETPGARILDLNAGTGRLAFELAVKYPDVTALDFTARMIRIPIQLQEQGYVRYTMKDEGELVFYRDVVLDNFGLTATKDRILFMQADAMNLKPNYSGYSLIIVPSLLEELSDPKLFLTQIHQRLNDGGYLMLASDYDWDGEKINRDRWPGGFKQDGEPVTSFDGIKEVLEKHFYLHDEPADILRAVKKSSRITEYRLLQVTIWKKKA, from the coding sequence ATGAAAGAATTAATTACAAAAACTATAGACTTGAATACCGGATCGCCGGAAGAAAAACGCGCGGAGATACGCAACTACTTCCTGAAGACGTGGGCGGTAGACGAGCTCTTATATAACCAGCTGAAGGATGATAGTGTGTTTTATCACAGGGGCGACCCGCTGCGGCATATAATACTTTTTTATCTGGGCCATACAGCGGTATTCTTTATTAATAAACTGTATCTGGCAAAGATAATTGACAGGCGTATAAACCCTAAGTTTGAATCGATATTTGCCATAGGTGTGGATGAGATGAGCTGGGACGACCTCGATAACCGGCACTACGACTGGCCTCCGGTGCCGGAGGTGCGTGCCTATCGCGATGAGGCGAAGGAGTTGATCCTGGGTGTGATAGATAATGCTCCTTTAGAGATGCCTATTGGGTGGAATAGCCCTTTCTGGATTGTGATGATGGGGATAGAGCATGAAAGGATTCACCTTGAGACATCTTCGGTGCTGATAAGGCAGCTGCCGATAGATAAGGTGGTGCAGGGTGTGTTCGGTGAGCGCTGTACCCGGGATGAAGAAGCGCCCGTAAACGTGTTGGTGCCGGTGAAGGGGGGACTTATGAAGCTGGGTAAACCGTTCGGGCACCCGCTATATGGCTGGGATAACGAGTACGGGAGCTATGAGGAGGAGGTGGGCGACTTTGCCGCGGCCAGGTACTTGACGTCGAACAGGGAGTTTCTTGAGTTTGTTGAGGATGATGGCTACAATACACGGAGCTACTGGACCGATGAGGGATGGAACTGGCGAAATTTCAGGCAGGCGCAGATGCCGCTCTTCTGGCGCAGTGAGGGTGATAAGTACCGGTTGAGGCTGGTGGCTGAGGAGATTGATATGCCATGGAGCTGGCCTGTTGAGGTGAACTATCTTGAGGCTAAAGCTTTCTGTAACTGGAAGAGTGCGAAGGCCGGCAAAACATACCGGTTGCCGTCTGAGGCGGAGTGGTACCGCATGCATGAGGCCTCAGGGCTGAAAGATGTGCCGGAGTGGGAGAGGGCGCCGGGGAACATCAACCTTCAATATTTTACATCGCCGTGCCCGGTTAACATGTTCGGGCAGGGGGAGTTCTTTGACCTGATAGGCAACGTGTGGCAATGGACCGAGACCCCGATAACCGGCTTCCCGGGTTTCAAGGTTCATCCGATGTATGACGACTTTTCAACACCTACATTCGATAGTAAGCATAACCTGATAAAAGGGGGGTCGTGGATCTCCACGGGTAACGAGGCTACAGTCCACTCTCGTTACGCTTTTAGAAGACATTTTTATCAGCATGCGGGATTCCGATATATTCAATCGGATGTGCAGCTGAAGATACAACAGGCTGATTATGAGATGGACCCTGAGGTCACACTTTCGTGCGAAGAGAACTGGGGAGATGCTTTTGCAAAGGAACCGCCGGTAGCTAAGAAGCTGGCTGAGATTGCTGACGAGTTGCTGAAAGAGACGCCCGGGGCGCGTATCCTGGACCTGAATGCCGGTACGGGGCGACTGGCTTTTGAGCTGGCGGTAAAATACCCGGATGTGACGGCACTTGATTTTACGGCGAGGATGATACGTATCCCTATTCAGCTCCAGGAGCAGGGTTACGTGCGCTACACGATGAAGGATGAGGGGGAACTGGTGTTCTACCGCGATGTGGTGCTTGATAATTTTGGATTGACGGCAACAAAGGATAGGATATTGTTTATGCAGGCTGACGCGATGAACCTGAAGCCTAACTATTCTGGGTATAGCCTGATTATTGTGCCTTCTCTACTAGAGGAGCTGAGCGATCCGAAACTGTTCCTGACACAGATTCACCAGCGGTTGAACGATGGTGGATACCTGATGCTGGCATCGGATTACGACTGGGACGGGGAAAAGATAAACCGTGACAGATGGCCGGGGGGATTCAAGCAGGATGGAGAGCCTGTGACTTCGTTCGACGGGATAAAGGAGGTGCTGGAGAAGCATTTCTACCTCCATGATGAGCCGGCGGATATTTTAAGGGCTGTGAAAAAATCGTCACGAATCACTGAATACAGGCTTTTGCAGGTTACAATATGGAAAAAGAAGGCCTAA
- a CDS encoding HAD family hydrolase, protein MMNFNCFSNDTRLTETTPAYIPDSLIFDMDGTLWDNVDTYAVSWTRGMKKMGYDKEVTREDILSQMGNEIGVMLKVLVPEWTKEEQNRLFHAVIESYQELVPTMKPVIFDGVTEGLELLSQRYRLFLLSNCEEGGLVNFMNHTKTEHLITDYMEHGMNMKPKHHNLKLMIEKNGLQAPVYIGDTDSDSRESAMAVVPFVFVTYGFGEAENFNLKFDTFPELVNYYLNL, encoded by the coding sequence ATGATGAATTTTAATTGTTTTTCTAACGACACAAGATTAACAGAAACTACACCTGCTTATATTCCCGACAGCTTAATTTTTGATATGGACGGTACCCTCTGGGATAATGTGGATACTTATGCCGTTTCATGGACCCGTGGAATGAAAAAGATGGGGTATGACAAAGAGGTCACCAGGGAGGATATTCTGTCGCAGATGGGCAACGAAATTGGGGTGATGCTGAAAGTACTGGTGCCGGAATGGACTAAGGAGGAGCAGAACAGGTTGTTTCACGCGGTAATTGAATCGTATCAGGAGCTGGTGCCAACGATGAAGCCGGTGATCTTCGATGGGGTGACTGAGGGGCTGGAGCTGCTCTCGCAAAGATATAGGCTCTTCCTTCTGAGTAACTGCGAGGAGGGCGGGTTGGTGAATTTTATGAACCATACCAAAACAGAACATCTTATTACGGACTACATGGAACATGGTATGAACATGAAGCCGAAACATCACAATCTGAAACTAATGATAGAAAAGAACGGGCTGCAGGCGCCGGTGTATATAGGTGATACCGATTCTGACAGCAGAGAGTCGGCTATGGCGGTTGTACCGTTTGTATTTGTTACTTACGGATTCGGTGAAGCCGAAAACTTTAACTTGAAATTTGATACTTTTCCCGAACTGGTGAATTATTACCTTAACCTTTAG
- the atpG gene encoding ATP synthase F1 subunit gamma — MAQLKDIKSRLHSVRSTQKITSAMMMVSSAKLQKSQRIILSLSPYQKKLQHMMQLFLSHDERGKDERRKNELIGKGINSPFTVMRTVKRVAIIAFSSNSGLAGRFNDNIIEKLREVVKGYMHLGKENILIYPIGEKVAKAVRGMGFEPQGDYNEISGKPEYIHSQLMADKLMEMFLNGTVDRAELIYHHYRSKGSQVVIHEPFLPLELKADMIDTEAPAYIIEPDRETIMQELIPKSLKVKLFATHLDSVTSEHAARMTAMQIATDNADDLSEELTMEYNKLRQESITNELLDIVGGSFGRYG, encoded by the coding sequence ATGGCACAACTGAAAGATATAAAAAGCAGGCTGCATTCGGTACGATCCACTCAAAAGATCACATCAGCCATGATGATGGTCTCTTCCGCAAAGCTGCAGAAGTCGCAGCGCATAATTCTCAGCCTCAGCCCCTATCAGAAGAAGCTCCAGCATATGATGCAGCTTTTCCTTAGTCATGACGAACGAGGAAAAGATGAACGTAGAAAGAACGAACTCATAGGTAAAGGTATCAACTCCCCTTTCACCGTGATGCGTACAGTCAAGCGGGTAGCCATCATAGCCTTTTCATCCAACAGCGGTCTGGCGGGCCGGTTCAACGACAATATAATTGAAAAGCTGAGAGAGGTGGTGAAGGGTTACATGCATCTTGGCAAAGAGAACATTCTTATCTATCCCATAGGCGAGAAAGTGGCAAAAGCGGTACGAGGTATGGGGTTCGAACCTCAGGGCGATTACAATGAGATAAGCGGAAAACCGGAATATATCCATTCGCAGCTTATGGCAGATAAGCTTATGGAGATGTTTCTGAACGGTACTGTCGACCGTGCTGAGCTTATCTACCACCATTACCGGAGCAAGGGCTCACAAGTGGTTATCCATGAACCGTTCCTGCCACTGGAGCTTAAGGCCGATATGATTGATACAGAGGCGCCCGCATACATCATTGAACCGGACAGGGAGACAATCATGCAGGAGCTTATCCCAAAGTCTTTAAAGGTGAAGCTTTTCGCCACCCATCTCGACTCGGTAACCTCTGAGCATGCTGCCCGCATGACTGCCATGCAGATAGCCACCGATAATGCCGACGATCTCTCCGAAGAACTCACCATGGAGTACAACAAGCTTCGTCAGGAGTCTATCACTAACGAGCTTTTAGATATTGTTGGCGGCTCATTCGGCAGGTACGGTTGA
- the yihA gene encoding ribosome biogenesis GTP-binding protein YihA/YsxC: protein MIIKTAEFIISNTDYRSCPNDGKPEYAFIGRSNVGKSSLINMLANRKGLAMTSSTPGKTMLINHFLINGEWYLVDLPGYGYARRGMESREKIRNIIEDYILEREAMANLFVLVDSRHEPQNIDLEFMEWLGENGVPFSIVFTKSDKLGSGRLQMSINAYKEKLKETWEELPPLFVTSSEKGQGREELLEYIEKINNML from the coding sequence ATTATCATTAAAACAGCTGAGTTTATTATAAGTAACACAGACTATAGGAGTTGCCCGAATGACGGCAAGCCCGAATACGCCTTTATTGGCAGGTCGAACGTTGGCAAGTCGTCGCTCATAAACATGCTTGCTAACAGAAAGGGGCTGGCAATGACCTCTTCCACACCGGGAAAGACTATGCTGATAAACCATTTTCTTATCAACGGTGAGTGGTACCTGGTGGATTTGCCGGGGTATGGCTACGCAAGAAGAGGTATGGAGAGCAGGGAGAAAATACGTAATATCATTGAGGACTATATTCTTGAGAGGGAGGCTATGGCTAACCTGTTTGTGCTGGTTGATTCACGGCACGAGCCGCAGAATATTGACCTTGAGTTTATGGAGTGGCTTGGCGAGAACGGTGTGCCGTTCTCTATAGTCTTTACCAAAAGTGACAAGCTGGGCTCCGGACGGCTGCAGATGAGTATTAATGCCTATAAGGAAAAACTGAAAGAAACATGGGAGGAGCTGCCGCCGCTGTTTGTAACATCATCGGAGAAGGGGCAGGGTAGGGAAGAGCTTCTTGAATATATTGAAAAAATCAACAACATGCTTTAG